The genomic interval CCTGCAATTGCTGCAATCCGTCGGCATCCATGATGCCGAGGAGCGCTACCGGGACTATCCGCATCAATTCAGCGGCGGTATGAGACAAAGAGTCATGATTGCCATGGCTCTGAGCTGCAACCCTGAAATCATGATAGCCGATGAACCAACTACCGCGCTTGATGTTACCGTCCAGGCTCAAATCCTGGACATGATGACCATTCTCGCCCGTGAAACGCATACCGCGATAATTTTAATTACACATAATCTTGGCATAGTGGCGCGTTATGCCGACAGGGTCAATGTAATGTACGCCGGTAAAATAGTTGAATCCGGTTCGGGGGACGACATTCTCGCCAGGCCGCAACACCCGTATACGCAGAGTCTGCTTCAATGCGTCCCCCGGATAGACAAGATAGGGGAACAACTTTCTGCAATAAGTGGCAAGTCTCCAAACCTTGGCGACAAATATAGCGGCTGTCCTTTTCTGCCGCGATGCCCTGAATCGATAGCCGAGTGCTCAAAGGAAGACCCGCCGCTTGAGTCTGTCAGTGATGGTCACAGGTGCGCCTGCTTCGGGGCAAGAAAATGAAGAATCATTTTGGACTGTTCCTGCTCTTATGGACACATTGATTGAAGTAAAGAACTTGAAGATGTACTTTCCGGTATCCTCCGGCATCCTCTGGCCCAGAAAGACGGGCGAGATAAGAGCGGTCGATGACGTAAGCTTCTCAATCGCACCCGGCCACACCCTGGGGCTGGTGGGAGAAAGCGGCTCGGGGAAGACTACCGTGGGTCTATGTATCCTTCAATTGACCAGGCCTACGGGCGGGGAAGTACTTTATCAAGGAGAAGAGTTGTCAGGAATGAGAGGGGAACAGATCAGATTGATGCGACGGAAGATGCAGATGATTTTCCAGGACCCTTACGGCTCTCTTGACCCGCGGACGACGGCTTCGGATATCATCTCCGAGGCTTTCAGGATTCATCGTTCGCCTCCCAGGAATGAGTACC from Dehalococcoidales bacterium carries:
- a CDS encoding ABC transporter ATP-binding protein — encoded protein: MADILLQLKELRAYFFTAEGVTRAVDGISYDLREAEIMALVGESGSGKSVSALSVLRLLRHPGRIIGGQAFFHQKDLFQLSEKDMRNIRGRHIAMVFQEPMTSLNPVMRIGEQIAEAPGIHLKMGRKAGIRHALQLLQSVGIHDAEERYRDYPHQFSGGMRQRVMIAMALSCNPEIMIADEPTTALDVTVQAQILDMMTILARETHTAIILITHNLGIVARYADRVNVMYAGKIVESGSGDDILARPQHPYTQSLLQCVPRIDKIGEQLSAISGKSPNLGDKYSGCPFLPRCPESIAECSKEDPPLESVSDGHRCACFGARK